In Prunus dulcis chromosome 2, ALMONDv2, whole genome shotgun sequence, a single genomic region encodes these proteins:
- the LOC117618021 gene encoding zinc finger MYM-type protein 1-like yields MERYFKRKFLSTTSSSDNVGSSDSRDVGISRDVGILKKSELQDLMNNFPADPGLQPQILDYDLNIRDKVQRAYLQKGPCQPKNHTFPQIDLSGYDRRFNVKWFDEFDWLEYSISKDVAFCFYCYLFKSNFKIGHGCSDAFTEMGFRNWKKKERLKNHIGGVGSVHNQSRQYYIDLMNQKQQIQTVLGKQSDQARIDYRICLTASLDCMRFLLKQGLPFRGHDESDTSNNMGNYLELLQFLADHDEKVKAVVLENAPGNLKLIAPTIQKDLVNACATETIKKIIKNMDGAFFSLLVDESHDVSVKE; encoded by the coding sequence ATGGAACGATACTTTAAGAGAAAGTTCTTGTCAACCACTTCTAGTTCGGATAATGTGGGTAGTTCAGACTCAAGAGATGTGGGTATTTCAAGAGATGTgggtattttgaaaaaaagtgAGTTGCAAGATCTTATGAATAATTTTCCTGCAGACCCTGGACTTCAacctcaaattttagattatGATCTTAACATTCGAGACAAAGTTCAAAGAGCATATCTACAAAAAGGTCCCTGTCAACCTAAGAATCACACATTTCCACAAATCGATCTTTCAGGGTATGATCGACGTTTTAATGTCAAGTGGTTTGATGAGTTTGACTGGTTGGAGTACAGTATAAGTAAAGATGTTGCATTTTGCTTTTATTGTTATCTCTtcaaatccaatttcaaaattgGTCATGGGTGTAGTGATGCCTTCACAGAGATGGGTTTCagaaattggaagaagaaagaaagactcAAGAATCATATTGGAGGTGTTGGAAGTGTTCATAATCAATCTAGACAATATTATATAGATCTTATGAATCAGAAGCAACAAATCCAAACAGTTTTGGGCAAGCAATCAGACCAAGCTCGTATTGATTATCGTATTTGCTTGACAGCTTCTCTTGATTGCATGAGATTTTTGTTGAAGCAAGGTCTTCCTTTTCGTGGCCATGATGAGAGTGACACTTCAAACAACATGGGGAATTATTTGGAGCTCTTACAATTTCTTGCTGATCATGATGAGAAAGTTAAGGCCGTTGTGTTAGAAAATGCTCCAGGGAATCTCAAGCTAATAGCTCCAACAATTCAAAAAGATTTGGTGAATGCTTGTGCCACTGAAACTATTAAGAAAATCATTAAGAATATGGATGGtgcattcttttctttattagtTGATGAATCGCATGATGTGTCAGTTAAAGAATAG
- the LOC117618022 gene encoding uncharacterized protein LOC117618022: MQKILQQHNLPKLQKNIIWHIPKLSQNRFYPPLPYPNRVIPKARDQQLKDFMQTLSKVQINILLLDAIKKIPSYVKFLKEVCSSKKNLADLDKVFLTKQCIAVLLHKLPPKKNDPGSFNISCTIENSNFKIDLGASINLMPFSIFQGLGQGDLKPTSIILQLADRSITYSRGVIEDLIIKVDNFYLPADFVVLDMDEDFQTPIILGRPFMATIRTLIDVEAGTLTLLVQDQSVVFNLFEAAKCPAEQQECMCIDVVDSMVQDSFYDSSRIYKERPKAFHDSQILRKEFQPRQKVMLFSSRLKLFPGKLKSRWTGPYPVTQVFSHGAVEITNKAKGNAFKVKGHRLKPYIETPFDITNKSLTLKELVI, from the coding sequence ATGCAGAAAATTTTGCAGCAGCATAACCTGCCAAAACTGCAGAAAAACATAATCTGGCATATCCCGAAACTGTCCCAAAACAGGTTTTACCCTCCACTGCCCTATCCTAACCGTGTAATTCCTAAAGCGAGGGATCAGCAACTCAAGGACTTTATGCAGACACTATCCAAAGTTCAAATCAACATTCTATTGCTGGATGCGATCAAGAAAATTCCATCATATGTCAAATTTTTGAAAGAAGTTTGCAGCAGCAAAAAGAACCTTGCAGATTTGGACAAAGTCTTTTTGACAAAACAGTGCATCGCAGTTTTGCTACACAAGCTGCCACCTAAGAAAAATGATCCAGGGagttttaatatttcttgcactattgaaaattctaattttaaaattgatttGGGTGCAAGTATTAATTTGAtgcctttttctattttccagGGATTAGGACAAGGAGATTTAAAGCCTACATCAATTATACTTCAACTGGCTGATCGTTCAATCACTTATTCAAGAGGTGTTATTGAAGATCTAATTATTAAGGTTGATAATTTTTATCTACCGGCAGATTTTGTGGTTTTAGACATGGACGAAGACTTTCAAACACCTATTATTTTGGGGAGGCCGTTTATGGCAACAATTAGGACTTTAATTGATGTGGAAGCTGGAACATTGACTTTACTGGTTCAGGACCAATCTGTggtgtttaatttgtttgaggCAGCGAAATGTCCTGCTGAACAGCAAGAATGTATGTGCATTGATGTGGTAGACAGTATGGTTCAAGACAGTTTTTATGACAGTTCCCGGATCTATAAGGAAAGACCTAAAGCATTTCATGACAGTCAAATTTTACGGAAGGAATTTCAGCCAAGGCAAAAGGTTATGTTATTCAGTTCAAGGCTTAAGTTATTTCCAGGGAAATTAAAATCTCGCTGGACTGGACCCTACCCGGTGACTCAAGTTTTTTCTCATGGGGCAGTTGAAATAACTAATAAGGCTAAGGGAAACGCATTCAAGGTAAAGGGTCACAGACTGAAACCCTACATAGAGACACCCTTTGACATTACAAATAAGTCTTTGACTCTGAAGGAACTAGTGATTTGA